A single window of Coturnix japonica isolate 7356 chromosome 17, Coturnix japonica 2.1, whole genome shotgun sequence DNA harbors:
- the LHX3 gene encoding LIM/homeobox protein Lhx3, whose amino-acid sequence MLLERVRAGSEKAAELCPFPRSPEIPLCAGCNQHIVDRFILKVLDRHWHSKCLKCSDCQTQLAEKCFSRGDGVYCKEDFFKRFGTKCAACQQGIPPTQVVRRAQDFVYHLHCFACIVCKRQLATGDEFYLMEDSRLVCKADYETAKQREAESTAKRPRTTITAKQLETLKNAYNNSPKPARHVREQLSSETGLDMRVVQVWFQNRRAKEKRLKKDAGRQRWGQYFRNMKRSRGTSKSDKDSIQEEGPDSDAEVSFTDEPSMSEMSHSNGIYSNLSEASPALGRQTGTNGGFTLDHSGIPAQDQYHDLRSNSPYGIPQSPASLQALPGHQPLISSLVYPDSGLGIMGQGGQGVPQSMRVLAGNGPSSDLSTGSSGGYPDFPASPASWLDEVDHAQF is encoded by the exons ATGCTGCTGGAGCGGGTCCGCGCCGGCTCGGAGAAGGCAGCGGAGCTCTGCCCCTTCCCGCGGAGCCCAG AGATCCCGCTGTGCGCCGGCTGCAATCAGCACATCGTGGACAGGTTCATCCTCAAGGTCCTGGACAGACACTGGCACAGCAAGTGCTTGAAATGTTCCGACTGCCAGACTCAGCTGGCCGAGAAGTGCTTCAGCCGAGGGGACGGCGTGTACTGCAAGGAGGATTTCTTCAA GCGCTTCGGGACGAAATGTGCCGCCTGCCAGCAGGGCATCCCCCCGACCCAGGTGGTTCGCCGGGCACAGGACTTCGTGTACCACCTGCACTGCTTCGCCTGCATCGTCTGCAAGCGGCAGCTGGCCACCGGAGATGAGTTCTACCTGATGGAGGACAGCAGGCTGGTGTGCAAGGCTGACTACGAGACGGCCAAGCAGAGAG AGGCCGAGTCCACGGCCAAGAGGCCCCGCACCACCATCACGGCCAAGCAGCTGGAGACCCTCAAAAACGCCTACAACAACTCGCCCAAGCCGGCACGGCACGTCCGGGAGCAGCTCTCGTCGGAGACGGGGTTGGATATGCGAGTGGTGCAG GTCTGGTTCCAGAACCGCCGGGCCAAGGAGAAGCGGCTGAAGAAGGACGCGGGGAGGCAGCGCTGGGGGCAGTACTTCAGGAACATGAAGCGGTCCCGGGGGACCTCCAAGTCCGACAAGGACAGCATCCAGGAGGAGGGGCCCGACAGCGACGCTGAGGTCTCCTTCACAG atgaGCCTTCCATGTCCGAGATGAGCCACTCCAATGGGATTTACAGCAATCTCAGTGAGgcatccccagccctggggaggCAGACTGGGACCAACGGGGGCTTCACTCTGGATCACAGCGGCATCCCAGCTCAGGACCAGTACCACGACCTACGATCCAACAGCCCCTATGGGATTCCCCAGTCACCGGCTTCATTGCAAGCACTGCCAGGCCACCAGCCTTTAATCTCCAGCTTGGTTTACCCCGACAGTGGTTTGGGCATCATGGGACAAGGCGGACAGGGGGTGCCCCAGTCCATGAGGGTCCTGGCTGGGAATGGGCCCAGCTCTGACCTCTCCACCGGCAGCAGTGGGGGATACCCGGATTTCCCTGCCAGCCCAGCGTCCTGGCTGGATGAAGTCGACCATGCTCAGTTTTGA
- the QSOX2 gene encoding sulfhydryl oxidase 2 isoform X2 has protein sequence MAAGFAGPLVSLVLLLLSGVAARLYRAGEDPLSVLSAGTVKRALLNSSAAWVVQFYSSSCGHCIAFAPTWRALAGDVKDWESAIRIGVLDCGEEENYETCKEYGIHFYPTFRFFKAFTKQFTTGENYKGADRELQTVRQMMIDFLQNHSQESRPPACPPLDPVSSSDVTSLFDKKTPHYTAVVVESNNSYTGREVILDLVQYENIVVKRALNFDKSFLEKLGITSVPSCYLMHPNGSHGLVNSLKPLRSVFSSYLKSLPGVRKKLLSPLELPVKGNKEESAEIKPWKEFDKSKLYMADLESGLHYLFRVELATHKMLEGAELKTFKDFVTISAKLFPGRQPVVKLLETLQEWLVSLPLDKIPYDAILDLVNNKMRISGIFLTKRTEWVGCQGSRPELRGYTCSLWKLFHTLTVQAALHPTALISTGLEDNPRVVLEVMQRYIHHFFGCKACAQHFEEMAKESMDSVQTLDKAVLWLWEKHNVVNNRLAGDLTEDPKFPKVQWPTPDLCPACHEEIKGLHSWNEAQVLQFMKQHYNTENILYRYTESQTDSSDTELKDTREEKDKSLLGKPGGNREDAALNQEHIRDSESKLFNKLIGNHGPVRASGKSAFESVNHQESRQSVIFLGIGFSNIDMSLCVVLYVASSLFLMIMYFFFRMRSKRWKVKYYRSSV, from the exons ATGGCGGCGGGCTTTGCTGGCCCGCTGGTAtcgctggtgctgctgctgttgtcgGGGGTGGCGGCTCGGTTGTACCGGGCCGGGGAGGATCCGCTGAGCGTGTTATCGGCCGGTACCGTGAAGCGGGCGCTGCTCAACTCCTCGGCCGCGTGGGTGGTGCAGTTTTACAGCTCGTCCTGCGGACATTGCATCGCATTCGCCCCCACCTGGAGGGCCCTGGCTGGGGATGTTAAAG actggGAGTCTGCAATCAGAATCGGTGTGCTGGATTGCGGGGAAGAAGAGAACTATGAGACGTGCAAGGAGTATGGGATTCACTTCTACCCAACTTTTAGG TTCTTCAAAGCATTTACAAAGCAGTTTACAACTGGAGAGAATTACAAAG GAGCAGATCGGGAGCTGCAAACAGTTCGCCAGATGATGATTGACTTCTTGCAGAACCATTCCCAAGAGTCAAGACCTCCTGCTTGCCCACCATTGGATCCAGTTTC GTCCAGTGATGTCACTTCTCTCTTTGACAAGAAAACCCCTCATTATACTGCTGTTGTGGTTGAAAGTAATAATTCCTACACTGGACGAGAG GTTATCTTAGATTTGGTCCAGTATGAAAACATTGTTGTAAAGAGAGCGCTGAATTTTGATAAGTCTTTCCTGGAGAAACTTGGGATTACTTCAGTCCCTTCGTGCTACCTGATGCATCCCAATGGATCGCATGGGTTAGTTAACAG TCTGAAGCCCCTGCGGTCAgtcttttcttcatatttgaaGTCGCTGCCAGGTGTAAGAAAGAAACTTCTTTCACCACTTGAGCTGCCtgttaaaggaaacaaagaggagAGCGCAGAGATCAAGCCGTGGAAGGAGTTTGATAA ATCGAAGCTGTACATGGCTGACCTTGAATCTGGATTGCATTACCTGTTCCGGGTAGAGCTTGCTACACACAAGATGCTTGAGGGAGCTGAGCTAAAGACCTTCAAGGATTTTGTTACCATCTCTGCCAAG CTTTTTCCTGGCCGTCAGCCTGTGGTGAAGTTGTTAGAGACCTTGCAGGAGTGGCTGGTGAGCCTTCCATTAGACAAAATCCCTTATGATGCTATTCTAGATCTGGTCAACAACAAAATGCGG atttctggGATATTTCTCACTAAGAGAACAGAGTGGGTTGGCTGTCAGGGCAGCAGGCCAGAGCTCAGAGGCTACACTTGTTCCCTTTGGAAGCTGTTTCATACCCTGACTGTGCAAGCTGCGCTGCACCCAACTGCTTTGATAAGTACAG GTCTTGAAGACAATCCTCGGGTAGTACTTGAGGTCATGCAGAGATACATCCATCACTTCTTTGGATGCAAGGCTTGTGCTCAGCACTTTGAGGAGATGGCGAAGGAATCCATGGACTCGGTGCAAACCTTGGACAAGGCTGTTCTTTGGCTCTGGGAGAAACACAACGTAGTCAATAACAGACTTGCAG GTGATTTAACAGAAGACCCCAAATTCCCCAAAGTTCAATGGCCAACTCCAGACCTCTGTCCTGCTTGTCACGAGGAAATCAAAGGGTTACACAGCTGGAATGAGGCCCAGGTCCTGCAGTTCATGAAGCAACActacaacactgaaaacatcCTGTATAGATACACTGAGAGCCAGACTGACTCCAGCGACACTGAACTAAAAGAtacaagggaggaaaaagacaaaagcctGCTGGGGAAACCAGGTGGAAATAGAGAAGATGCGGCCCTGAACCAGGAGCACATAAGAGATTCAGAATCTAAGCTGTTCAATAAGCTCATAGGGAACCACGGACCTGTCAGGGCCAGCGGTAAAAGTGCGTTCGAGTCTGTTAACCATCAGGAGAGCAGACAGTCTGTGATTTTCTTAGGGATTGGATTTTCCAACATAGACATGAGTCTGTGTGTCGTCCTGTATGTAGCATCATCCTTATTCTTGATGATCATGTACTTTTTCTTCCGAATGAGGTCGAAACGCTGGAAGGTGAAGTATTATCGCTCGTCTGTATAG
- the QSOX2 gene encoding sulfhydryl oxidase 2 isoform X1: MAAGFAGPLVSLVLLLLSGVAARLYRAGEDPLSVLSAGTVKRALLNSSAAWVVQFYSSSCGHCIAFAPTWRALAGDVKDWESAIRIGVLDCGEEENYETCKEYGIHFYPTFRFFKAFTKQFTTGENYKAGADRELQTVRQMMIDFLQNHSQESRPPACPPLDPVSSSDVTSLFDKKTPHYTAVVVESNNSYTGREVILDLVQYENIVVKRALNFDKSFLEKLGITSVPSCYLMHPNGSHGLVNSLKPLRSVFSSYLKSLPGVRKKLLSPLELPVKGNKEESAEIKPWKEFDKSKLYMADLESGLHYLFRVELATHKMLEGAELKTFKDFVTISAKLFPGRQPVVKLLETLQEWLVSLPLDKIPYDAILDLVNNKMRISGIFLTKRTEWVGCQGSRPELRGYTCSLWKLFHTLTVQAALHPTALISTGLEDNPRVVLEVMQRYIHHFFGCKACAQHFEEMAKESMDSVQTLDKAVLWLWEKHNVVNNRLAGDLTEDPKFPKVQWPTPDLCPACHEEIKGLHSWNEAQVLQFMKQHYNTENILYRYTESQTDSSDTELKDTREEKDKSLLGKPGGNREDAALNQEHIRDSESKLFNKLIGNHGPVRASGKSAFESVNHQESRQSVIFLGIGFSNIDMSLCVVLYVASSLFLMIMYFFFRMRSKRWKVKYYRSSV; this comes from the exons ATGGCGGCGGGCTTTGCTGGCCCGCTGGTAtcgctggtgctgctgctgttgtcgGGGGTGGCGGCTCGGTTGTACCGGGCCGGGGAGGATCCGCTGAGCGTGTTATCGGCCGGTACCGTGAAGCGGGCGCTGCTCAACTCCTCGGCCGCGTGGGTGGTGCAGTTTTACAGCTCGTCCTGCGGACATTGCATCGCATTCGCCCCCACCTGGAGGGCCCTGGCTGGGGATGTTAAAG actggGAGTCTGCAATCAGAATCGGTGTGCTGGATTGCGGGGAAGAAGAGAACTATGAGACGTGCAAGGAGTATGGGATTCACTTCTACCCAACTTTTAGG TTCTTCAAAGCATTTACAAAGCAGTTTACAACTGGAGAGAATTACAAAG CAGGAGCAGATCGGGAGCTGCAAACAGTTCGCCAGATGATGATTGACTTCTTGCAGAACCATTCCCAAGAGTCAAGACCTCCTGCTTGCCCACCATTGGATCCAGTTTC GTCCAGTGATGTCACTTCTCTCTTTGACAAGAAAACCCCTCATTATACTGCTGTTGTGGTTGAAAGTAATAATTCCTACACTGGACGAGAG GTTATCTTAGATTTGGTCCAGTATGAAAACATTGTTGTAAAGAGAGCGCTGAATTTTGATAAGTCTTTCCTGGAGAAACTTGGGATTACTTCAGTCCCTTCGTGCTACCTGATGCATCCCAATGGATCGCATGGGTTAGTTAACAG TCTGAAGCCCCTGCGGTCAgtcttttcttcatatttgaaGTCGCTGCCAGGTGTAAGAAAGAAACTTCTTTCACCACTTGAGCTGCCtgttaaaggaaacaaagaggagAGCGCAGAGATCAAGCCGTGGAAGGAGTTTGATAA ATCGAAGCTGTACATGGCTGACCTTGAATCTGGATTGCATTACCTGTTCCGGGTAGAGCTTGCTACACACAAGATGCTTGAGGGAGCTGAGCTAAAGACCTTCAAGGATTTTGTTACCATCTCTGCCAAG CTTTTTCCTGGCCGTCAGCCTGTGGTGAAGTTGTTAGAGACCTTGCAGGAGTGGCTGGTGAGCCTTCCATTAGACAAAATCCCTTATGATGCTATTCTAGATCTGGTCAACAACAAAATGCGG atttctggGATATTTCTCACTAAGAGAACAGAGTGGGTTGGCTGTCAGGGCAGCAGGCCAGAGCTCAGAGGCTACACTTGTTCCCTTTGGAAGCTGTTTCATACCCTGACTGTGCAAGCTGCGCTGCACCCAACTGCTTTGATAAGTACAG GTCTTGAAGACAATCCTCGGGTAGTACTTGAGGTCATGCAGAGATACATCCATCACTTCTTTGGATGCAAGGCTTGTGCTCAGCACTTTGAGGAGATGGCGAAGGAATCCATGGACTCGGTGCAAACCTTGGACAAGGCTGTTCTTTGGCTCTGGGAGAAACACAACGTAGTCAATAACAGACTTGCAG GTGATTTAACAGAAGACCCCAAATTCCCCAAAGTTCAATGGCCAACTCCAGACCTCTGTCCTGCTTGTCACGAGGAAATCAAAGGGTTACACAGCTGGAATGAGGCCCAGGTCCTGCAGTTCATGAAGCAACActacaacactgaaaacatcCTGTATAGATACACTGAGAGCCAGACTGACTCCAGCGACACTGAACTAAAAGAtacaagggaggaaaaagacaaaagcctGCTGGGGAAACCAGGTGGAAATAGAGAAGATGCGGCCCTGAACCAGGAGCACATAAGAGATTCAGAATCTAAGCTGTTCAATAAGCTCATAGGGAACCACGGACCTGTCAGGGCCAGCGGTAAAAGTGCGTTCGAGTCTGTTAACCATCAGGAGAGCAGACAGTCTGTGATTTTCTTAGGGATTGGATTTTCCAACATAGACATGAGTCTGTGTGTCGTCCTGTATGTAGCATCATCCTTATTCTTGATGATCATGTACTTTTTCTTCCGAATGAGGTCGAAACGCTGGAAGGTGAAGTATTATCGCTCGTCTGTATAG
- the QSOX2 gene encoding sulfhydryl oxidase 2 isoform X3 has product MLKTGSLQSESVCWIAGKKRTMRRARSMGFTSTQLLGSSKHLQSSLQLERITKVGISYSGADRELQTVRQMMIDFLQNHSQESRPPACPPLDPVSSSDVTSLFDKKTPHYTAVVVESNNSYTGREVILDLVQYENIVVKRALNFDKSFLEKLGITSVPSCYLMHPNGSHGLVNSLKPLRSVFSSYLKSLPGVRKKLLSPLELPVKGNKEESAEIKPWKEFDKSKLYMADLESGLHYLFRVELATHKMLEGAELKTFKDFVTISAKLFPGRQPVVKLLETLQEWLVSLPLDKIPYDAILDLVNNKMRISGIFLTKRTEWVGCQGSRPELRGYTCSLWKLFHTLTVQAALHPTALISTGLEDNPRVVLEVMQRYIHHFFGCKACAQHFEEMAKESMDSVQTLDKAVLWLWEKHNVVNNRLAGDLTEDPKFPKVQWPTPDLCPACHEEIKGLHSWNEAQVLQFMKQHYNTENILYRYTESQTDSSDTELKDTREEKDKSLLGKPGGNREDAALNQEHIRDSESKLFNKLIGNHGPVRASGKSAFESVNHQESRQSVIFLGIGFSNIDMSLCVVLYVASSLFLMIMYFFFRMRSKRWKVKYYRSSV; this is encoded by the exons ATGTTAAAG actggGAGTCTGCAATCAGAATCGGTGTGCTGGATTGCGGGGAAGAAGAGAACTATGAGACGTGCAAGGAGTATGGGATTCACTTCTACCCAACTTTTAGG TTCTTCAAAGCATTTACAAAGCAGTTTACAACTGGAGAGAATTACAAAGGTGGGAATATCCTACT CAGGAGCAGATCGGGAGCTGCAAACAGTTCGCCAGATGATGATTGACTTCTTGCAGAACCATTCCCAAGAGTCAAGACCTCCTGCTTGCCCACCATTGGATCCAGTTTC GTCCAGTGATGTCACTTCTCTCTTTGACAAGAAAACCCCTCATTATACTGCTGTTGTGGTTGAAAGTAATAATTCCTACACTGGACGAGAG GTTATCTTAGATTTGGTCCAGTATGAAAACATTGTTGTAAAGAGAGCGCTGAATTTTGATAAGTCTTTCCTGGAGAAACTTGGGATTACTTCAGTCCCTTCGTGCTACCTGATGCATCCCAATGGATCGCATGGGTTAGTTAACAG TCTGAAGCCCCTGCGGTCAgtcttttcttcatatttgaaGTCGCTGCCAGGTGTAAGAAAGAAACTTCTTTCACCACTTGAGCTGCCtgttaaaggaaacaaagaggagAGCGCAGAGATCAAGCCGTGGAAGGAGTTTGATAA ATCGAAGCTGTACATGGCTGACCTTGAATCTGGATTGCATTACCTGTTCCGGGTAGAGCTTGCTACACACAAGATGCTTGAGGGAGCTGAGCTAAAGACCTTCAAGGATTTTGTTACCATCTCTGCCAAG CTTTTTCCTGGCCGTCAGCCTGTGGTGAAGTTGTTAGAGACCTTGCAGGAGTGGCTGGTGAGCCTTCCATTAGACAAAATCCCTTATGATGCTATTCTAGATCTGGTCAACAACAAAATGCGG atttctggGATATTTCTCACTAAGAGAACAGAGTGGGTTGGCTGTCAGGGCAGCAGGCCAGAGCTCAGAGGCTACACTTGTTCCCTTTGGAAGCTGTTTCATACCCTGACTGTGCAAGCTGCGCTGCACCCAACTGCTTTGATAAGTACAG GTCTTGAAGACAATCCTCGGGTAGTACTTGAGGTCATGCAGAGATACATCCATCACTTCTTTGGATGCAAGGCTTGTGCTCAGCACTTTGAGGAGATGGCGAAGGAATCCATGGACTCGGTGCAAACCTTGGACAAGGCTGTTCTTTGGCTCTGGGAGAAACACAACGTAGTCAATAACAGACTTGCAG GTGATTTAACAGAAGACCCCAAATTCCCCAAAGTTCAATGGCCAACTCCAGACCTCTGTCCTGCTTGTCACGAGGAAATCAAAGGGTTACACAGCTGGAATGAGGCCCAGGTCCTGCAGTTCATGAAGCAACActacaacactgaaaacatcCTGTATAGATACACTGAGAGCCAGACTGACTCCAGCGACACTGAACTAAAAGAtacaagggaggaaaaagacaaaagcctGCTGGGGAAACCAGGTGGAAATAGAGAAGATGCGGCCCTGAACCAGGAGCACATAAGAGATTCAGAATCTAAGCTGTTCAATAAGCTCATAGGGAACCACGGACCTGTCAGGGCCAGCGGTAAAAGTGCGTTCGAGTCTGTTAACCATCAGGAGAGCAGACAGTCTGTGATTTTCTTAGGGATTGGATTTTCCAACATAGACATGAGTCTGTGTGTCGTCCTGTATGTAGCATCATCCTTATTCTTGATGATCATGTACTTTTTCTTCCGAATGAGGTCGAAACGCTGGAAGGTGAAGTATTATCGCTCGTCTGTATAG